The following coding sequences lie in one Arthrobacter sp. PGP41 genomic window:
- a CDS encoding lipoate--protein ligase family protein, whose protein sequence is MTGTPVPEHPSAARLHGEYKVPGGKLVVVDLDVIGGRLANVSVSGDFFLEPDEALLDINRGLTGLPDTTTAAELAAVVSSSLPAGAALFGFSADAVAVTVRRALAKATSWADHQWNVIAPTVLPTQINVALDEVLTEEVGAGRRNPTLRFWDWQEPSVVIGSFQSVRNEVDPAGVEKHGITVVRRISGGGAMFMEAGNCITYSLYLPQTLVDGISFADSYPFLDAWVMAALEKLGINAFYVPLNDIATDQGKIGGAAQKRLANGGMLHHVTMSYDIDADKMVDVLRIGKEKLSDKGTRSAKKRVDPLRRQTGLARTAIIAAMADVFADRYGATPSELTEAELGTARERVGSKFGTADWLHRVP, encoded by the coding sequence ATGACCGGCACACCTGTTCCAGAGCATCCTTCCGCCGCCCGCCTGCATGGTGAATATAAGGTGCCCGGCGGCAAGCTCGTGGTGGTTGACCTGGACGTCATTGGCGGCAGGCTGGCCAATGTGAGCGTCAGCGGCGATTTCTTCCTTGAGCCGGACGAGGCACTCCTCGACATCAACCGCGGGTTGACCGGACTGCCTGACACGACGACGGCGGCCGAGCTTGCCGCCGTCGTCTCATCTTCGCTGCCGGCCGGGGCAGCCCTGTTCGGCTTCTCCGCGGACGCCGTCGCCGTCACCGTCCGCCGCGCCCTGGCCAAGGCGACCTCGTGGGCGGACCACCAGTGGAACGTCATCGCACCCACCGTCCTGCCCACGCAAATCAATGTTGCCCTCGACGAGGTCCTCACGGAGGAGGTCGGCGCGGGCCGCCGCAACCCCACGCTCCGTTTCTGGGACTGGCAGGAGCCGTCAGTGGTCATCGGCAGCTTCCAGTCGGTCCGCAACGAGGTGGACCCCGCCGGCGTGGAGAAACACGGCATCACAGTGGTCCGGCGCATCAGCGGCGGGGGAGCAATGTTTATGGAGGCAGGCAACTGCATCACCTACTCCCTCTACCTGCCGCAGACCCTGGTTGACGGCATCAGCTTTGCCGACTCCTATCCGTTCCTGGATGCGTGGGTCATGGCGGCACTGGAAAAACTCGGCATCAACGCTTTCTATGTACCGCTGAACGACATCGCCACGGACCAGGGAAAGATCGGCGGGGCCGCGCAGAAACGCCTCGCCAACGGCGGCATGCTGCACCACGTGACCATGAGCTACGACATCGACGCCGACAAGATGGTCGACGTGCTGCGGATCGGCAAGGAGAAGCTCTCGGACAAGGGCACCCGCAGCGCCAAGAAGCGGGTGGACCCGCTCCGGCGCCAGACCGGCCTGGCCCGTACCGCCATCATCGCCGCCATGGCGGACGTTTTCGCGGACCGGTACGGCGCAACGCCTTCAGAGCTGACCGAGGCCGAACTTGGCACGGCCCGGGAACGCGTAGGCAGCAAGTTCGGCACGGCAGACTGGCTGCACCGCGTCCCGTGA
- a CDS encoding type B 50S ribosomal protein L31, with protein MKSDIHPKYEAVVFNDLASGTKFLTKSTVSSSKTIEWEDGNTYPVIDVEISSESHPFYTGKQRIMDSAGRVERFNARFKGFGGKK; from the coding sequence ATGAAGTCTGATATCCACCCGAAGTACGAAGCTGTTGTTTTCAACGACCTGGCTTCCGGCACGAAGTTCCTGACCAAGTCCACCGTTTCTTCCTCGAAGACCATCGAGTGGGAAGACGGCAACACCTACCCGGTCATCGACGTCGAAATCTCCTCCGAGTCCCACCCGTTCTACACGGGCAAGCAGCGCATCATGGACTCCGCAGGCCGCGTCGAGCGCTTCAACGCCCGCTTCAAGGGCTTCGGCGGCAAGAAGTAA
- a CDS encoding TrmH family RNA methyltransferase: MTIHYLESAADPRVSDYTQLTDVHLRKLREPAEGMYIAESSRVLRRALAAGHQPRSFFLAEKWLDDLQDVLAAHPQVPAFIGSAALLEEITGFHLHRGAMAAMQRPEPVPLPELLAGARRVAVLEDIVDHTNVGAIFRSAAALDIDAVLVSPRCGDPLYRRSVRVSMGTVFQVPWARLTSWPQDLYLLKEHGFTVAALELTRDAEDVDAVAARNPEKLALVLGTEGAGMSAGTLAAVDLAVKIPMRNGVDSLNVAAASAVAFWELRPRHQAVPAVRGHHGYPL; this comes from the coding sequence ACGTGCACCTGCGCAAGCTCAGGGAACCGGCTGAAGGCATGTACATTGCCGAGTCCTCCCGCGTGCTGCGCCGGGCGCTGGCAGCCGGACACCAGCCGCGGTCCTTTTTCCTTGCGGAGAAGTGGCTGGACGACCTCCAGGACGTCCTGGCCGCGCATCCGCAGGTCCCCGCCTTCATCGGCAGCGCCGCCCTACTGGAGGAGATCACCGGTTTTCACCTTCACCGCGGTGCCATGGCGGCGATGCAGCGCCCGGAGCCGGTGCCGCTGCCGGAGCTGCTGGCCGGAGCGCGGAGGGTGGCCGTCCTTGAGGACATTGTGGACCACACCAACGTGGGCGCCATCTTCCGGTCGGCAGCCGCCTTGGACATCGACGCCGTCCTGGTTTCGCCGCGCTGCGGTGATCCGCTCTACCGCCGCAGCGTCCGGGTGAGCATGGGCACTGTCTTCCAGGTTCCGTGGGCCCGGCTCACCAGCTGGCCGCAGGACCTGTACCTGCTCAAGGAACACGGCTTCACGGTTGCGGCGCTGGAGCTCACCAGGGACGCGGAGGACGTGGACGCGGTGGCTGCCCGGAATCCGGAAAAGCTCGCCCTGGTGCTTGGCACCGAAGGTGCCGGAATGAGCGCCGGGACGCTCGCCGCCGTCGACCTCGCCGTCAAGATACCCATGCGCAACGGCGTGGATTCCCTGAATGTTGCGGCCGCATCGGCGGTGGCGTTCTGGGAGCTGCGCCCCCGGCACCAGGCCGTGCCCGCCGTTCGCGGGCACCATGGTTATCCGCTATGA